The nucleotide sequence TCTGCTGTAACATCAGCCTGAATAAATCAGGAATGAAGGGCGGAAACACAGTACATATCGCTATAGGTTGGGGACTTGCGGTATTGCTTCCGGCGTTCGTATTCGGTGCTTCGACAGGTGCTCATTTCAATCCTTCAGTTACCATCGCACTTGCAGCAGCAGGTAAGATGGGTTGGGATCTTGTTCCGGCATATATTGCAGGACAGATGATCGGAGGTTTCCTCGGTGCAGCTTTCCTCATCGTTCTCTATCATAATCAGCTTGCTGCAACACCTGATGCTGCTGTTAAGCGCGGCTGCTTCTGCACAGGCGGTGGTGAGAGTACAGCTCTTAACATGCTTTCAGAGTTTACATGTGGTTTCTGTCTTCTGTTCTTCATCTGCGGCATTCCTGCAGTATCAAATGGAGTAAACTTCATTTTCGTATGGGGCATCATCATGTCGATTGGTTTCTCATTTGGCGGACTTACAGGTTACGCAATGAATGCAGCAAGGGATACAGCACCAAGACTTGCTTATGCGCTTTTCTGCCCTGGTGAAAGAGATGCTCAGTGGGGATATGCATGGATCCCGGCACTCTGCCCTATCATTGGTGGAGTTTGCGGAGCTTTAGTTGCATCAAATCTTACATTGTCATTCTAAAAAATCGATGTTTGAGATTTTGAATTAAAAGAATCGATTTAGGTTGACTTGTAGAGATAAATGTATTAAAATTAAATCAAATCATATAAGTTGACGAAGATTAGAGAGTCGAAAATTGAGCATATCGGGAAATATGCACTATTTTCGGCTCTTTTCTTTTTAACAAACTAATCATTAATGCCAATTAATAAATAATAAACAAAATGGCTTGGCCTGATTTAGCAATTATGATCAGACCTATAAAAGAAAGGAGAAACTGAAAGTGATTTATGATGTCGTTATTATAGGCGCCGGAGTCACAGGAAGTGCGGTGGCGCGTGAATTGTCCCGTTATAGTGATCTTAATGTATGCGTCCTCGAGAAAGGAGAGGATGTATGCTCCGGAACATCAAAGGCAAACAGTGCCATCATACATGCCGGATTTGATGCAGCCGAGGGCTCACTTATGGCAAAGCTCAATGTTGAAGGAAATGAGATGATGGACGATCTGGCGCGTGATCTTGATATTCCTTTCAAACGTAATGGCTCCTTGGTAGTCTGCATACATAAGGAAGAACTTGGCGGGCTGAAGGATCTCTATGACAGGGGTGTTGCCAACGGAGTTAAAGACCTTAAGATATTATCGAAAGAAGAAGTTCTTGAAATGGAGCCGAACCTTTCTGATAATGTGGAAGGGGCACTTTATGCACCCACAGGCGGAATTATCTGCCCGTTTATCCTGAATATTGCCATGGCTGAAAATGCCAATGTGAATGGTGTTGATTTCTTCTTTAATACTGAAGTTCAGACCCTGAAACAGGATGAAAAGAAAGTTTGGCATATTCGTACAAATAATGGAGAATACAAGACAAAATATGTCGTTAATGCAGCAGGTGTTTATGCTGACAA is from Lachnospiraceae bacterium C1.1 and encodes:
- a CDS encoding MIP/aquaporin family protein, giving the protein MLTATIAFVNELIGTFLLVLLGDGVCCNISLNKSGMKGGNTVHIAIGWGLAVLLPAFVFGASTGAHFNPSVTIALAAAGKMGWDLVPAYIAGQMIGGFLGAAFLIVLYHNQLAATPDAAVKRGCFCTGGGESTALNMLSEFTCGFCLLFFICGIPAVSNGVNFIFVWGIIMSIGFSFGGLTGYAMNAARDTAPRLAYALFCPGERDAQWGYAWIPALCPIIGGVCGALVASNLTLSF